From Ochotona princeps isolate mOchPri1 chromosome X, mOchPri1.hap1, whole genome shotgun sequence, one genomic window encodes:
- the SRPK3 gene encoding SRSF protein kinase 3 isoform X5 — protein sequence MLQQGQYMLAPTCPAYCGGFWALRLQPRGSGVEPRPWWPPSCARCRVHSRSQASCGPESSGSELAAAPPAPRMLQGLLGSDDEEQEDPKDYCKGGYYPVKIGDLFNGRYHVVRKLGWGHFSTVWLCWDIQRKRFVALKVVKSAGHYTETAVDEIKLLKCVRDSDPSDPKRETIVQLIDDFRISGVNGVHVCMVLEVLGHQLLKWIIKSNYQGLPVPCVKSIVRQVLHGLDYLHTKCKIIHTDIKPENILLCVGDAYIRRLAAEATEWQQSGAPPPSRSTVSTAPPEVLQTGKLSKNKRKKMRRKRKQQKRLLEERLRDLQRLEAMDTAAEDSTFRLEGGSGSTSSSGCHAGGPRAGPSPASSSPALGGGRSLSTGSQTSGFSGSLFSPASCSILSGSSNQRETGGLLSPSTPCGASNLLVNPLEPQNADKIKIKIADLGNACWVHKHFTEDIQTRQYRAVEVLIGAEYGPPADIWSTACMAFELATGDYLFEPHSGEDYSRDEDHIAHIVELLGDIPPAFALSGRYSREFFNRRAAAHPQSQALGPVRGADGEVRVAAGAGHAVQRLPAAHDGVHPGETGQRRRLPAAPLAQPLGTSGAAAAPPRGQLSALRESQTLSHSQGRGCRVPCPRPS from the exons ATGCTGCAGCAAGGCCAGTATATGCTGGCTCCAACCTGTCCTGCCTACTGTGGAGGCTTCTGGGCACTCAGGCTGCAGCCCCGAGGCAGCGGCGTGGAGCCGAGGCCTTGGTGGCCCCCCTCTTGTGCCAGGTGCAGAGTACACAGTCG CTCGCAGGCCTCCTGCGGGCCTGAGTCCTCGGGCTCTGAACTGGCCGCAGCGCCGCCGGCACCTCGGATGCTGCAGGGACTCCTTGGCTCTGACGATGAAGAACAGGAAGATCCCAAAGACTACTGCAAGG GCGGCTACTACCCCGTGAAGATCGGCGACCTGTTCAATGGGCGCTACCACGTGGTTCGCAAGCTGGGCTGGGGCCACTTCTCCACCGTGTGGCTCTGCTGGGACATCCA GCGCAAGCGCTTCGTGGCACTCAAAGTGGTCAAGAGCGCAGGGCATTACACGGAGACAGCTGTGGATGAGATCAAGCTCCTGAAATGT GTGCGGGACAGTGACCCCAGCGACCCCAAAAGAGAGACCATTGTTCAGCTCATTGATGACTTCAGGATCTCAGGAGTTAATGGAGTCC ATGTGTGCATGGTACTGGAGGTGCTGGGCCACCAACTCCTCAAGTGGATCATCAAGTCCAATTACCAGGGCCTGCCTGTACCGTGTGTCAAGAGCATCGTGAGGCAG GTGCTTCATGGCCTGGACTATCTGCACACCAAGTGCAAGATCATTCACACGGACATCAAGCCCGAGAACATCCTGCTGTGTGTCGGGGACGCCTACATCCGGCGTCTGGCTGCCGAGGCCACGGAGTGGCAGCAGTCGGGGGCCCCACCCCCATCCCGCTCCACAG TCAGCACTGCCCCCCCGGAGGTCTTG CAGACTGGTAAGCTGTCCAAAAACAAGAGGAAGAAGATGAGGCGTAAACGGAAACAGCAGAAGCGGCTGCTGGAGGAGCGTCTGCGAGACCTGCAGCGGCTCGAGGCCATGGACACAGCGGCCGAGG ACTCCACCTTCAGGCTCGAGGGGGGCAGCGGCTCCACGTCTTCTTCCGGCTGCCACGCCGGGGGCCCCAGGGCTGGCCCCTCTCCAGCCTCCTCGTCCccagccctggggggcggccGCAGCCTCAGCACCGGCTCACAGACCTCAGGTTTCTCGGGCTCCCTCTTCTCTCCTGCCTCTTGCTCCATCCTCTCAGGCTCATCCAACCAGCGTGAGACCGGGGGCCTGCTGTCACCCAGCA cACCCTGTGGTGCCTCTAATCTCCTGGTGAACCCACTGGAGCCTCAGAATGCAGACAAGATTAAGATCAAGATCGCTGACCTGGGCAACGCCTGCTGGGTG CATAAGCACTTCACTGAAGACATCCAGACTCGGCAGTACCGGGCTGTGGAAGTGCTGATCGGTGCCGAGTATGGGCCCCCGGCGGACATCTGGAGCACAGCATGCATG GCCTTCGAGCTGGCCACCGGTGACTACCTATTCGAGCCTCACTCTGGAGAAGACTACAGCCGTGATGAGG ACCACATTGCCCACATCGTGGAGCTTCTGGGAGACATCCCGCCAGCTTTTGCCCTCTCTGGCCGCTATTCCCGGGAGTTCTTCAACCGCAGAG CTGCGGCACATCCACAATCTCAAGCACTGGGGCCTGTACGAGGTGCTGATGGAGAAGTACGAGTGGCCGCTGGAGCAGGCCACGCAGTTCAGCGCCTTCCTGCTGCCCATGATGGAGTACATCCCGGAGAAACGGGCCAGCGCCGCCGACTGCCTGCAGCACCCCTGGCTCAACCCCTAGGCACCTCCGGGGCTGCCGCAGCTCCACCTCGGGGCCAGCTCAGTGCCTTGAGGGAAAGCCAgaccctctcccactcccagggcaggggctgccGGGTGCCCTGCCCAAGGCCCTCCTGA
- the SRPK3 gene encoding SRSF protein kinase 3 isoform X4, whose product MLQQGQYMLAPTCPAYCGGFWALRLQPRGSGVEPRPWWPPSCARCRVHSRSSRRGAGVAGPETGMNASAGGGGGGGDSGSSSSSSQASCGPESSGSELAAAPPAPRMLQGLLGSDDEEQEDPKDYCKGGYYPVKIGDLFNGRYHVVRKLGWGHFSTVWLCWDIQRKRFVALKVVKSAGHYTETAVDEIKLLKCVRDSDPSDPKRETIVQLIDDFRISGVNGVHVCMVLEVLGHQLLKWIIKSNYQGLPVPCVKSIVRQVLHGLDYLHTKCKIIHTDIKPENILLCVGDAYIRRLAAEATEWQQSGAPPPSRSTVSTAPPEVLQTGKLSKNKRKKMRRKRKQQKRLLEERLRDLQRLEAMDTAAEDSTFRLEGGSGSTSSSGCHAGGPRAGPSPASSSPALGGGRSLSTGSQTSGFSGSLFSPASCSILSGSSNQRETGGLLSPSTPCGASNLLVNPLEPQNADKIKIKIADLGNACWVHKHFTEDIQTRQYRAVEVLIGAEYGPPADIWSTACMAFELATGDYLFEPHSGEDYSRDEGKAGRLAQTRPGNEARPGVPANFFLPTDHIAHIVELLGDIPPAFALSGRYSREFFNRRGQLRHIHNLKHWGLYEVLMEKYEWPLEQATQFSAFLLPMMEYIPEKRASAADCLQHPWLNP is encoded by the exons ATGCTGCAGCAAGGCCAGTATATGCTGGCTCCAACCTGTCCTGCCTACTGTGGAGGCTTCTGGGCACTCAGGCTGCAGCCCCGAGGCAGCGGCGTGGAGCCGAGGCCTTGGTGGCCCCCCTCTTGTGCCAGGTGCAGAGTACACAGTCG GAGCAGCCGCCGGGGCGCCGGAGTCGCGGGCCCCGAGACTGGGATGAACGCCAGCgcgggcggtggcggcggcggcggggacagtggcagcagcagcagcag CTCGCAGGCCTCCTGCGGGCCTGAGTCCTCGGGCTCTGAACTGGCCGCAGCGCCGCCGGCACCTCGGATGCTGCAGGGACTCCTTGGCTCTGACGATGAAGAACAGGAAGATCCCAAAGACTACTGCAAGG GCGGCTACTACCCCGTGAAGATCGGCGACCTGTTCAATGGGCGCTACCACGTGGTTCGCAAGCTGGGCTGGGGCCACTTCTCCACCGTGTGGCTCTGCTGGGACATCCA GCGCAAGCGCTTCGTGGCACTCAAAGTGGTCAAGAGCGCAGGGCATTACACGGAGACAGCTGTGGATGAGATCAAGCTCCTGAAATGT GTGCGGGACAGTGACCCCAGCGACCCCAAAAGAGAGACCATTGTTCAGCTCATTGATGACTTCAGGATCTCAGGAGTTAATGGAGTCC ATGTGTGCATGGTACTGGAGGTGCTGGGCCACCAACTCCTCAAGTGGATCATCAAGTCCAATTACCAGGGCCTGCCTGTACCGTGTGTCAAGAGCATCGTGAGGCAG GTGCTTCATGGCCTGGACTATCTGCACACCAAGTGCAAGATCATTCACACGGACATCAAGCCCGAGAACATCCTGCTGTGTGTCGGGGACGCCTACATCCGGCGTCTGGCTGCCGAGGCCACGGAGTGGCAGCAGTCGGGGGCCCCACCCCCATCCCGCTCCACAG TCAGCACTGCCCCCCCGGAGGTCTTG CAGACTGGTAAGCTGTCCAAAAACAAGAGGAAGAAGATGAGGCGTAAACGGAAACAGCAGAAGCGGCTGCTGGAGGAGCGTCTGCGAGACCTGCAGCGGCTCGAGGCCATGGACACAGCGGCCGAGG ACTCCACCTTCAGGCTCGAGGGGGGCAGCGGCTCCACGTCTTCTTCCGGCTGCCACGCCGGGGGCCCCAGGGCTGGCCCCTCTCCAGCCTCCTCGTCCccagccctggggggcggccGCAGCCTCAGCACCGGCTCACAGACCTCAGGTTTCTCGGGCTCCCTCTTCTCTCCTGCCTCTTGCTCCATCCTCTCAGGCTCATCCAACCAGCGTGAGACCGGGGGCCTGCTGTCACCCAGCA cACCCTGTGGTGCCTCTAATCTCCTGGTGAACCCACTGGAGCCTCAGAATGCAGACAAGATTAAGATCAAGATCGCTGACCTGGGCAACGCCTGCTGGGTG CATAAGCACTTCACTGAAGACATCCAGACTCGGCAGTACCGGGCTGTGGAAGTGCTGATCGGTGCCGAGTATGGGCCCCCGGCGGACATCTGGAGCACAGCATGCATG GCCTTCGAGCTGGCCACCGGTGACTACCTATTCGAGCCTCACTCTGGAGAAGACTACAGCCGTGATGAGGGTaaggcaggcaggctggctcAGACACGGCCGGGGAACGAGGCCAGGCCTGGCGTGCCTGCCAACTTCTTCTTGCCCACAGACCACATTGCCCACATCGTGGAGCTTCTGGGAGACATCCCGCCAGCTTTTGCCCTCTCTGGCCGCTATTCCCGGGAGTTCTTCAACCGCAGAG GACAGCTGCGGCACATCCACAATCTCAAGCACTGGGGCCTGTACGAGGTGCTGATGGAGAAGTACGAGTGGCCGCTGGAGCAGGCCACGCAGTTCAGCGCCTTCCTGCTGCCCATGATGGAGTACATCCCGGAGAAACGGGCCAGCGCCGCCGACTGCCTGCAGCACCCCTGGCTCAACCCCTAG
- the SRPK3 gene encoding SRSF protein kinase 3 isoform X1, with amino-acid sequence MLQQGQYMLAPTCPAYCGGFWALRLQPRGSGVEPRPWWPPSCARCRVHSRSSRRGAGVAGPETGMNASAGGGGGGGDSGSSSSSSQASCGPESSGSELAAAPPAPRMLQGLLGSDDEEQEDPKDYCKGGYYPVKIGDLFNGRYHVVRKLGWGHFSTVWLCWDIQRKRFVALKVVKSAGHYTETAVDEIKLLKCVRDSDPSDPKRETIVQLIDDFRISGVNGVHVCMVLEVLGHQLLKWIIKSNYQGLPVPCVKSIVRQVLHGLDYLHTKCKIIHTDIKPENILLCVGDAYIRRLAAEATEWQQSGAPPPSRSTVSTAPPEVLQTGKLSKNKRKKMRRKRKQQKRLLEERLRDLQRLEAMDTAAEDSTFRLEGGSGSTSSSGCHAGGPRAGPSPASSSPALGGGRSLSTGSQTSGFSGSLFSPASCSILSGSSNQRETGGLLSPSTPCGASNLLVNPLEPQNADKIKIKIADLGNACWVHKHFTEDIQTRQYRAVEVLIGAEYGPPADIWSTACMAFELATGDYLFEPHSGEDYSRDEDHIAHIVELLGDIPPAFALSGRYSREFFNRRAAAHPQSQALGPVRGADGEVRVAAGAGHAVQRLPAAHDGVHPGETGQRRRLPAAPLAQPLGTSGAAAAPPRGQLSALRESQTLSHSQGRGCRVPCPRPS; translated from the exons ATGCTGCAGCAAGGCCAGTATATGCTGGCTCCAACCTGTCCTGCCTACTGTGGAGGCTTCTGGGCACTCAGGCTGCAGCCCCGAGGCAGCGGCGTGGAGCCGAGGCCTTGGTGGCCCCCCTCTTGTGCCAGGTGCAGAGTACACAGTCG GAGCAGCCGCCGGGGCGCCGGAGTCGCGGGCCCCGAGACTGGGATGAACGCCAGCgcgggcggtggcggcggcggcggggacagtggcagcagcagcagcag CTCGCAGGCCTCCTGCGGGCCTGAGTCCTCGGGCTCTGAACTGGCCGCAGCGCCGCCGGCACCTCGGATGCTGCAGGGACTCCTTGGCTCTGACGATGAAGAACAGGAAGATCCCAAAGACTACTGCAAGG GCGGCTACTACCCCGTGAAGATCGGCGACCTGTTCAATGGGCGCTACCACGTGGTTCGCAAGCTGGGCTGGGGCCACTTCTCCACCGTGTGGCTCTGCTGGGACATCCA GCGCAAGCGCTTCGTGGCACTCAAAGTGGTCAAGAGCGCAGGGCATTACACGGAGACAGCTGTGGATGAGATCAAGCTCCTGAAATGT GTGCGGGACAGTGACCCCAGCGACCCCAAAAGAGAGACCATTGTTCAGCTCATTGATGACTTCAGGATCTCAGGAGTTAATGGAGTCC ATGTGTGCATGGTACTGGAGGTGCTGGGCCACCAACTCCTCAAGTGGATCATCAAGTCCAATTACCAGGGCCTGCCTGTACCGTGTGTCAAGAGCATCGTGAGGCAG GTGCTTCATGGCCTGGACTATCTGCACACCAAGTGCAAGATCATTCACACGGACATCAAGCCCGAGAACATCCTGCTGTGTGTCGGGGACGCCTACATCCGGCGTCTGGCTGCCGAGGCCACGGAGTGGCAGCAGTCGGGGGCCCCACCCCCATCCCGCTCCACAG TCAGCACTGCCCCCCCGGAGGTCTTG CAGACTGGTAAGCTGTCCAAAAACAAGAGGAAGAAGATGAGGCGTAAACGGAAACAGCAGAAGCGGCTGCTGGAGGAGCGTCTGCGAGACCTGCAGCGGCTCGAGGCCATGGACACAGCGGCCGAGG ACTCCACCTTCAGGCTCGAGGGGGGCAGCGGCTCCACGTCTTCTTCCGGCTGCCACGCCGGGGGCCCCAGGGCTGGCCCCTCTCCAGCCTCCTCGTCCccagccctggggggcggccGCAGCCTCAGCACCGGCTCACAGACCTCAGGTTTCTCGGGCTCCCTCTTCTCTCCTGCCTCTTGCTCCATCCTCTCAGGCTCATCCAACCAGCGTGAGACCGGGGGCCTGCTGTCACCCAGCA cACCCTGTGGTGCCTCTAATCTCCTGGTGAACCCACTGGAGCCTCAGAATGCAGACAAGATTAAGATCAAGATCGCTGACCTGGGCAACGCCTGCTGGGTG CATAAGCACTTCACTGAAGACATCCAGACTCGGCAGTACCGGGCTGTGGAAGTGCTGATCGGTGCCGAGTATGGGCCCCCGGCGGACATCTGGAGCACAGCATGCATG GCCTTCGAGCTGGCCACCGGTGACTACCTATTCGAGCCTCACTCTGGAGAAGACTACAGCCGTGATGAGG ACCACATTGCCCACATCGTGGAGCTTCTGGGAGACATCCCGCCAGCTTTTGCCCTCTCTGGCCGCTATTCCCGGGAGTTCTTCAACCGCAGAG CTGCGGCACATCCACAATCTCAAGCACTGGGGCCTGTACGAGGTGCTGATGGAGAAGTACGAGTGGCCGCTGGAGCAGGCCACGCAGTTCAGCGCCTTCCTGCTGCCCATGATGGAGTACATCCCGGAGAAACGGGCCAGCGCCGCCGACTGCCTGCAGCACCCCTGGCTCAACCCCTAGGCACCTCCGGGGCTGCCGCAGCTCCACCTCGGGGCCAGCTCAGTGCCTTGAGGGAAAGCCAgaccctctcccactcccagggcaggggctgccGGGTGCCCTGCCCAAGGCCCTCCTGA